The proteins below are encoded in one region of Peribacillus muralis:
- the upp gene encoding uracil phosphoribosyltransferase — MGKVFVFDHPLIQHKLAYIRDINTGTKEFRELVDEVASLMAFEITRDMPLEEVEIQTPVSTAKVKMLSGKKVGIVPILRAGIGMVDGIIKLIPAAKVGHVGLYRDPETLKPVEYYAKMPSDLAERECIVVDPMLATGGSAIEAIHSIKKRGAVNIKFMCLIAAPEGVDALKEAHPDVDIYIAGLDEKLNEHGYIVPGLGDAGDRLFGTK, encoded by the coding sequence ATGGGAAAAGTTTTTGTTTTCGATCACCCGTTAATTCAACACAAATTAGCCTATATACGCGATATAAATACAGGAACAAAAGAATTCCGCGAACTAGTTGATGAAGTGGCTTCATTGATGGCATTTGAAATCACTAGGGATATGCCGCTTGAAGAGGTGGAAATCCAAACACCGGTTAGCACAGCGAAGGTGAAAATGCTCTCAGGTAAAAAAGTGGGGATCGTTCCAATCTTGCGTGCGGGCATCGGGATGGTGGACGGAATCATTAAATTGATTCCTGCCGCTAAGGTCGGACATGTCGGTCTATACCGTGATCCGGAAACATTGAAACCTGTCGAATATTATGCGAAAATGCCGAGTGATTTGGCAGAAAGGGAATGTATCGTCGTTGATCCAATGCTGGCTACCGGCGGTTCTGCCATCGAAGCGATCCATTCCATTAAAAAGCGCGGTGCGGTCAATATTAAATTCATGTGCCTGATTGCAGCTCCAGAAGGTGTGGATGCATTAAAAGAAGCGCATCCTGATGTGGATATATATATTGCAGGACTTGATGAGAAGCTGAATGAACATGGTTATATCGTTCCAGGTCTGGGAGACGCGGGAGATCGTTTATTCGGCACAAAATAA
- the atpB gene encoding F0F1 ATP synthase subunit A, which translates to MNHEAPMWEFMETGIHFNLANVLMMTIASLIVFIIAVTATRKLAMKPTGMQNFIEWVMDFVKNIINSNMDWRTGGQFLMLGMTLILYVFVSNMLGLPFSVVIGGELWWKSPTSDPAITLALAVMVLGLTHYYGIKMRGMKNYAKTYVQPMGFLFPLKIIEELANTLTLGLRLYGNIYAGELLLTLLAGLGTSSAFGAIGAAIPMLAWEGFSVFVGSIQAFIFTMLTMVYLSHKVSDDH; encoded by the coding sequence TTGAATCATGAAGCTCCTATGTGGGAATTTATGGAGACTGGAATACATTTCAACTTGGCTAATGTACTAATGATGACTATCGCAAGTCTCATCGTCTTCATTATTGCTGTAACGGCAACTCGTAAACTTGCGATGAAGCCAACAGGAATGCAAAACTTTATCGAATGGGTTATGGATTTTGTGAAAAACATCATCAACAGCAATATGGATTGGCGTACGGGTGGTCAGTTCCTTATGTTGGGAATGACATTAATATTGTACGTATTTGTTTCGAATATGCTAGGATTGCCTTTCTCCGTTGTAATAGGAGGAGAGCTTTGGTGGAAATCACCTACATCTGATCCAGCAATAACTCTAGCCTTGGCAGTCATGGTATTGGGATTGACCCATTATTATGGTATCAAGATGAGAGGTATGAAGAATTATGCAAAAACATACGTCCAACCAATGGGTTTCTTGTTTCCGTTAAAGATTATTGAAGAGCTTGCCAATACGTTAACTCTTGGATTGCGGCTATACGGAAATATCTATGCGGGTGAGTTACTATTAACCCTGCTGGCTGGTTTAGGCACAAGCAGCGCATTTGGTGCAATTGGTGCTGCGATTCCAATGTTGGCTTGGGAAGGGTTCAGTGTGTTTGTCGGCTCCATCCAAGCATTCATTTTCACTATGTTAACAATGGTTTATCTTTCCCATAAAGTAAGTGACGACCATTAA
- the atpA gene encoding F0F1 ATP synthase subunit alpha yields the protein MSIKAEEISALIKKQIENYQSEIKVSDVGTVITVGDGIARVHGLDNAMSGELLEFSNGSMGLAQNLEQNNVGVVILGPFRDIKEGSEVRRTGRIMEVPVGEELIGRVVNPLGQPLDGLGPIATTKTRPIESPATGVMDRKSVHEPLQTGIKAIDALVPIGRGQRELIIGDRQTGKTSVAIDTILNQADQDMICIYVAIGQKESTVRGTVETLRKNGALDYTIVVSASASQPAPLLYLAPYAGVTMGEEFMFAGKHVLVVYDDLSKQASAYRELSLLLRRPPGREAFPGDVFYLHSRLLERAAKLNDTLGAGSITALPFVETQAGDISAYIPTNVISITDGQIFLQSDLFFSGVRPAINAGLSVSRVGGSAQIKAMKKVAGTLRLDLASYRELEAFSQFGSDLDAATQAKLNRGARTVEVLKQDLNKPIKVEKQVMIFYALTKGLLDDIPVSDILRFEEEYYVFLDRSHPELLDHIRTTKGLPEDAAVVAAINEFKKNFVISE from the coding sequence ATGAGCATCAAAGCTGAAGAAATCAGTGCGCTGATTAAAAAGCAGATTGAAAACTATCAGTCGGAAATTAAAGTAAGCGATGTGGGTACAGTCATCACGGTTGGTGATGGTATCGCACGCGTTCATGGTTTAGATAATGCAATGTCTGGGGAGCTCTTAGAATTTTCCAATGGTTCAATGGGTCTAGCACAAAACCTCGAGCAAAATAACGTAGGTGTTGTTATTCTCGGACCATTCAGAGACATTAAAGAAGGCAGTGAAGTACGCCGTACGGGCAGAATCATGGAAGTGCCTGTAGGAGAAGAGTTAATCGGACGTGTCGTGAATCCGCTTGGACAGCCATTAGATGGCCTTGGTCCGATCGCTACAACAAAAACTCGTCCAATCGAAAGCCCTGCAACAGGTGTAATGGACCGTAAATCAGTTCATGAACCACTTCAAACAGGTATTAAAGCAATCGATGCATTAGTTCCAATCGGTCGTGGACAACGTGAGTTGATCATTGGTGACCGTCAAACTGGTAAAACATCAGTTGCGATCGATACGATCCTTAACCAAGCTGACCAAGATATGATCTGTATCTATGTTGCTATCGGACAAAAGGAATCAACAGTTCGTGGAACAGTCGAAACGCTACGTAAAAACGGTGCATTGGACTACACGATCGTAGTATCCGCTTCCGCTTCTCAACCTGCACCACTTTTATACCTAGCTCCTTATGCTGGTGTGACTATGGGTGAAGAGTTCATGTTCGCTGGTAAGCACGTTCTTGTCGTGTACGATGATCTTTCTAAGCAAGCATCTGCATACCGTGAACTTTCCTTGCTACTTCGCCGTCCTCCAGGCCGTGAAGCATTCCCAGGGGATGTATTCTACTTGCACTCCCGTTTACTTGAGCGTGCAGCAAAATTGAACGACACTCTAGGTGCTGGTTCAATCACTGCTCTTCCATTCGTTGAAACACAAGCAGGCGATATCTCTGCTTACATTCCAACGAACGTTATCTCCATCACGGATGGACAAATCTTCTTGCAATCCGACTTGTTCTTTTCGGGGGTTCGTCCTGCGATTAACGCTGGTCTTTCCGTATCCCGTGTTGGTGGATCTGCACAAATTAAAGCGATGAAAAAAGTTGCCGGTACATTGCGTTTGGACTTGGCTTCTTACCGTGAATTGGAAGCATTCTCTCAATTCGGTTCAGATCTAGATGCTGCAACACAAGCAAAACTTAACCGTGGTGCTCGTACAGTTGAAGTTCTTAAACAAGATCTAAACAAACCGATTAAAGTTGAAAAACAAGTCATGATTTTCTATGCTTTGACTAAAGGTCTTTTAGATGATATTCCAGTATCGGATATCCTTCGTTTTGAAGAAGAATACTATGTGTTCCTTGATCGTTCTCATCCGGAATTATTAGATCACATTCGCACAACTAAAGGTCTTCCTGAAGACGCTGCTGTCGTTGCTGCCATTAACGAGTTCAAAAAGAACTTCGTTATTTCTGAATAA
- a CDS encoding TIGR01440 family protein — translation MSSDANISNELEGWETQFRKLLHEFQEEAALKEKQLLVIGCSTSEVIGKRIGTEGTLDVAGLIFSAVKDFQEKTGVHVAYQCCEHLNRALVLQREAAVQRGYEEVSVIPVRTAGGSMATYAFQQWEDAVVVEHIKAEAGIDIGDTFIGMHLKHVAVPLRSAIKEIGHAHVTMAKTRPKLIGGERAVYQDIPDNKSCQ, via the coding sequence ATGTCAAGTGATGCTAATATTTCAAATGAGCTTGAGGGATGGGAAACCCAGTTTCGGAAACTTTTGCATGAGTTTCAAGAAGAGGCGGCTTTAAAAGAGAAACAATTACTTGTCATTGGCTGCAGTACAAGTGAAGTAATCGGAAAACGGATCGGCACTGAAGGTACGCTCGATGTGGCCGGCCTGATATTTTCCGCCGTGAAGGATTTTCAAGAAAAAACCGGTGTCCATGTCGCTTATCAATGTTGCGAGCATCTGAATAGGGCATTGGTTTTGCAAAGGGAAGCGGCCGTACAAAGAGGTTATGAAGAAGTATCGGTCATACCGGTCAGAACGGCTGGAGGGTCGATGGCGACATACGCCTTTCAACAATGGGAAGATGCCGTTGTCGTGGAGCATATCAAAGCGGAAGCGGGCATAGACATTGGGGACACCTTCATAGGCATGCATTTAAAGCATGTCGCCGTTCCGCTTCGATCTGCCATCAAGGAAATAGGTCACGCACACGTGACGATGGCAAAAACCCGCCCCAAACTTATCGGCGGCGAGCGGGCCGTCTATCAGGATATTCCCGACAACAAAAGTTGCCAATAA
- a CDS encoding F0F1 ATP synthase subunit delta, with translation MSDITVAGRYAVALFQIAKEQNLINQLEEELRIVHEVFTKDTELLNFLAHPKMTGDAKREVMKNAFAGISPSVQDTVMLMVERHRTAEVAPMAAEFIELANEENSVADATVYTVNPLTEAEAEAVSSAFAAKIGKRNLRITNITDSTIIGGMKLQIGNRIYDGTISGKLDRLSKQLLG, from the coding sequence ATGAGCGATATAACTGTAGCAGGACGTTATGCTGTAGCTCTTTTCCAAATTGCGAAAGAGCAAAATCTCATTAACCAACTTGAAGAAGAGCTTCGCATAGTGCATGAAGTTTTCACGAAGGATACGGAGCTTTTGAATTTCTTGGCTCATCCTAAAATGACTGGCGATGCAAAACGTGAAGTGATGAAAAACGCCTTTGCAGGAATATCACCTTCCGTTCAAGACACTGTAATGCTTATGGTTGAACGTCATCGCACAGCTGAAGTGGCTCCCATGGCAGCAGAGTTCATTGAACTAGCTAATGAAGAAAATTCAGTTGCGGATGCGACTGTATATACAGTCAATCCTTTAACTGAAGCTGAAGCAGAAGCAGTGTCTTCAGCTTTTGCTGCAAAAATCGGCAAACGGAATTTACGCATTACCAATATTACGGATAGCACGATCATTGGCGGAATGAAGCTCCAAATCGGCAACCGTATTTATGACGGGACGATCAGCGGTAAGTTAGATCGCCTTAGCAAACAACTATTAGGTTAA
- the atpF gene encoding F0F1 ATP synthase subunit B encodes MLTSSFVLGQAGHFNGGDIIYQLFIFIVLLALLKKFAWGPLMGIMKEREAHVANEIEAAETSRKEALKYLEEQREIVKQSRTEAGQLIENAKQQGEAQREDIINQARAEAERVKEAAKREIVQEREKAVAALREQVASLSVMIASKVIEKELSQADQEKLVNEYIQEAGEGK; translated from the coding sequence GTGTTAACAAGCAGTTTTGTACTTGGTCAAGCAGGCCATTTTAATGGTGGAGATATCATATACCAGCTTTTCATCTTTATCGTATTGTTAGCGTTGCTTAAAAAGTTTGCATGGGGTCCATTGATGGGCATCATGAAAGAACGTGAAGCGCATGTCGCAAACGAAATCGAAGCAGCTGAAACTAGTAGAAAAGAAGCGCTGAAGTATTTGGAAGAACAGCGTGAAATCGTAAAACAATCTCGCACAGAAGCGGGACAACTTATAGAGAATGCTAAACAACAAGGCGAGGCTCAACGCGAAGATATCATCAATCAAGCGCGTGCCGAAGCTGAACGTGTTAAGGAAGCAGCAAAACGTGAAATCGTACAAGAGAGAGAAAAAGCAGTTGCCGCATTGCGCGAGCAAGTTGCATCTCTATCTGTCATGATCGCATCTAAGGTGATTGAAAAAGAACTATCACAAGCTGATCAAGAAAAATTAGTAAATGAATATATTCAAGAGGCAGGAGAAGGTAAATGA
- the wecB gene encoding non-hydrolyzing UDP-N-acetylglucosamine 2-epimerase: protein MNKPIKVMTIFGTRPEAVKMAPLVLEFQKHPEHFKPIVAVTAQHRQMLDQVLELFSIRPDYDLNIMKDRQTLADITTRALNGLDSIMKEAEPDIVLVHGDTTTTFVASLAAFYNQVVIGHVEAGLRTWNKYSPYPEEMNRQLTGTMADLHFAPTSKAEANLLNENKKDNIFVTGNTATDALKTTVRSSYNHPVLTGLGADKLILLTAHRRENLGEPMRNIFRAVKRLIAEHDDIQVVYPVHLNPLVQELANEILGGEPRVHLIEPLDVLDFHNFASRAYLIMTDSGGIQEEAPSLGVPVLVLRDTTERPEGILAGTLKLAGTDEQMVFNMAHELLTNEEEHEKMSKASNPYGDGNASVRIAEAIRYYFKQVNVPPARFDS from the coding sequence ATGAACAAACCGATAAAGGTCATGACAATTTTCGGTACGAGACCGGAAGCCGTCAAAATGGCACCGTTAGTTTTGGAATTCCAAAAACACCCAGAACATTTCAAGCCGATCGTTGCCGTTACGGCTCAACATCGTCAAATGTTAGATCAAGTTCTTGAATTATTCTCGATCCGGCCCGATTATGACCTGAACATAATGAAGGATAGGCAAACACTTGCCGATATCACAACGAGGGCATTAAACGGTCTTGATTCGATCATGAAGGAAGCCGAGCCCGATATCGTTCTTGTACACGGTGATACGACTACAACGTTTGTCGCCAGTCTGGCTGCCTTTTACAATCAGGTCGTCATTGGCCATGTGGAAGCGGGGTTGCGCACTTGGAATAAGTATTCCCCATACCCGGAAGAAATGAATCGCCAGCTTACCGGGACGATGGCGGACTTGCATTTTGCTCCGACTTCAAAAGCGGAAGCGAATTTGTTGAACGAAAACAAGAAGGACAATATCTTCGTGACGGGGAATACGGCGACCGATGCTTTAAAAACGACGGTACGTTCATCGTATAACCATCCCGTTTTAACTGGATTGGGAGCAGACAAGCTCATTTTGCTGACTGCTCATCGCCGGGAAAATTTAGGGGAGCCGATGCGGAATATCTTTAGGGCTGTCAAGAGGCTCATTGCCGAGCATGATGACATTCAAGTCGTTTACCCGGTCCATTTGAATCCATTGGTTCAGGAACTGGCAAATGAAATTCTCGGAGGGGAACCTCGGGTTCATTTAATCGAGCCATTGGATGTATTGGATTTTCATAACTTCGCTTCAAGAGCTTATTTGATCATGACCGATTCTGGAGGAATCCAAGAAGAAGCGCCGTCACTTGGTGTACCGGTGCTTGTTTTAAGGGATACGACTGAACGTCCTGAAGGGATATTGGCTGGCACCTTGAAATTGGCGGGCACAGATGAGCAGATGGTCTTCAATATGGCACATGAATTGCTGACGAACGAAGAAGAGCATGAAAAAATGTCCAAGGCTTCGAATCCGTACGGTGATGGGAATGCTTCGGTTCGTATAGCGGAAGCGATCCGTTATTATTTCAAGCAAGTGAATGTACCGCCAGCTAGATTTGATTCATAA
- the glyA gene encoding serine hydroxymethyltransferase — protein MNRLAKQDEQVFNAIQLELGRQRSKIELIASENFVSEAVMEAQGSVLTNKYAEGYPGKRYYGGCEYVDIVEDLARDRAKEIFGGEYVNVQPHSGAQANMAVYFTVLQTGDTVLGMNLSHGGHLTHGSPVNFSGVNYNFVEYGVDEKDHRIDYNDVLEKARQHKPKMIVAGASAYPREIDFKRFRQIADEVGAYLMVDMAHIAGLVAAGLHQSPIPYADFVTTTTHKTLRGPRGGMIICKEEFGKKIDKSIFPGIQGGPLMHVISAKAVAFGEALQDDFKVYAQQIIDNAKRLGEGLKKEGFTLVSDGTDNHLILLDVRSTGLTGKIAEHVLDEIGITVNKNAIPYDPEKPFVTSGIRIGTAAVTSRGFGLEDMDEIASIIGLVLKNNEDEAKLEEAKQRVESLTSKFELYPSL, from the coding sequence ATGAATCGTTTAGCCAAGCAAGATGAGCAAGTGTTTAACGCAATTCAACTGGAATTAGGGCGTCAAAGAAGCAAGATTGAGCTTATTGCTTCTGAGAACTTCGTGAGTGAGGCAGTCATGGAAGCTCAAGGCTCGGTCCTAACCAATAAATATGCTGAAGGATATCCAGGGAAACGGTATTATGGCGGCTGTGAGTATGTTGACATCGTTGAAGATTTGGCTCGTGATCGTGCAAAAGAGATTTTCGGTGGCGAATATGTGAACGTTCAGCCGCACTCTGGTGCTCAAGCCAATATGGCCGTTTACTTCACGGTACTTCAAACAGGCGACACGGTGCTTGGCATGAACCTTTCCCATGGAGGGCATTTAACACATGGAAGCCCGGTAAACTTCAGTGGGGTCAATTATAACTTTGTTGAATATGGTGTAGACGAAAAAGATCATCGTATCGATTATAATGATGTATTGGAAAAAGCGCGTCAGCACAAGCCGAAAATGATCGTTGCGGGTGCGAGTGCGTATCCACGAGAAATTGATTTCAAGCGATTCCGCCAGATTGCGGATGAAGTTGGAGCATACTTAATGGTCGATATGGCCCATATCGCAGGACTTGTTGCTGCTGGATTGCACCAAAGCCCGATTCCTTATGCGGATTTCGTAACGACAACAACTCATAAAACCCTTCGCGGACCACGGGGCGGGATGATCATCTGTAAAGAAGAATTTGGCAAGAAAATTGATAAATCAATCTTCCCGGGAATTCAAGGCGGGCCTTTGATGCATGTCATTTCCGCTAAGGCTGTTGCGTTCGGCGAAGCGCTTCAAGACGATTTTAAAGTGTATGCACAGCAGATCATCGACAATGCCAAACGCTTGGGCGAAGGCTTGAAGAAGGAAGGGTTCACCCTTGTTTCTGATGGGACGGACAATCACTTGATTCTTCTTGATGTACGCTCGACAGGATTGACTGGAAAAATAGCTGAACACGTTCTTGATGAAATCGGGATCACCGTTAACAAGAATGCAATTCCATATGATCCGGAAAAACCATTCGTCACGAGTGGAATTCGTATCGGTACCGCCGCTGTGACATCACGTGGCTTCGGTTTGGAAGATATGGATGAAATAGCTTCGATCATCGGACTTGTTCTGAAGAATAATGAAGATGAAGCTAAGCTTGAAGAAGCGAAACAACGTGTGGAATCGTTAACGAGTAAATTCGAATTATATCCTTCATTGTAA
- a CDS encoding S8 family serine peptidase, whose amino-acid sequence MLKMKKKLFIYIFVFLLLFTYSIEQGAASVILPPLPKLSESKEVTVVVTMDKAFEQKKIDELLGKYPTLRLRTVYSVALNGFSLRGNVKDIEQFKKENDIQTVTEVSTYHTVLDESVPYIGGERVRAFLDKDNHRITGKGVKVGVIDTGIDYTHPDLQRAYKGGKDLVDGDGDPMETKKHGELDTLHGTHVAGIIAANGKLKGVAPEAEIYAYRALGPGGAGDTEQVLTAIESAMKDKMDVLNLSLGNNVNGPDLPISLALNKAVESGIVAVTSNGNSGPEVWTVGSPGTAEKAISVGASTPPLKVPFMIYGLGAKKHHTRLHSFQGSRRWNLAFSEDVIDGGLGSEKDLKHAQDKIVLLERGILTFQQKASNAAKAGAKGVIIYNNTGGTFSGSLEKEMNIPVASINRRDGLSLKKVMEQEHSQTVRFLYKKEQDRLADFSSRGPVTVSWGIKPDVLAPGVEIESTIPNGYMSLDGTSMSAPHVAGACALILQKHPDWTPDQVKSALMSTSKPLRKSTGELYHTYEQGAGRIQIDEALKADTLLNPSSLSFGMYTKKGGIEEHHETVLIENTGTKIRNYSFKVPLKEKGLTWELPKSLTLKPKEKKRLKVGLQVNPSELEKGVFDGYLLIMEGTKRISLPYLYVKEEPDYPRVMGFDFGQGDRAGTYRYEMYLPRGADEFGIALYEEESLKFAGYLDWSKPAPSGLIKKDVLRKDLPPKGIYKAIIFARKNGREDRVEKTLHIE is encoded by the coding sequence ATGTTGAAAATGAAAAAGAAATTGTTCATATATATATTTGTTTTTCTTCTATTATTTACTTATTCAATCGAACAGGGGGCGGCATCCGTCATTTTACCGCCTTTGCCGAAACTATCTGAATCGAAGGAAGTGACGGTCGTCGTCACGATGGATAAAGCTTTCGAGCAAAAAAAAATCGATGAATTGCTTGGAAAATATCCAACGCTTCGGTTACGCACGGTTTATTCCGTAGCCCTAAATGGGTTTTCGTTACGGGGGAACGTAAAAGATATAGAGCAGTTTAAAAAGGAAAATGATATTCAGACTGTTACCGAAGTATCGACGTATCATACTGTCTTAGATGAAAGTGTTCCATACATAGGAGGAGAGAGAGTGAGAGCTTTCCTTGATAAAGATAACCACCGAATTACTGGTAAAGGAGTCAAGGTTGGGGTGATCGACACAGGGATTGATTATACACATCCGGATTTACAACGGGCTTATAAGGGAGGGAAGGATCTGGTTGATGGTGATGGTGATCCGATGGAAACCAAAAAACACGGTGAGCTGGATACACTACATGGAACGCACGTTGCAGGTATCATAGCTGCCAATGGAAAACTGAAGGGCGTAGCCCCGGAAGCGGAGATATATGCCTATCGGGCGTTGGGGCCAGGAGGTGCTGGGGATACTGAGCAGGTTTTGACGGCTATCGAGTCGGCAATGAAGGATAAGATGGATGTCTTGAACTTATCTCTCGGCAATAATGTAAATGGCCCTGATTTACCAATATCGCTTGCGTTGAATAAGGCTGTCGAAAGCGGCATCGTAGCCGTGACGTCAAATGGCAACTCCGGTCCGGAGGTTTGGACCGTCGGTTCGCCAGGGACTGCAGAAAAAGCGATTTCCGTTGGAGCATCCACTCCTCCTTTAAAGGTTCCATTCATGATTTACGGGCTAGGTGCGAAAAAGCATCATACGCGATTGCATTCATTTCAAGGATCCAGGAGATGGAATCTGGCATTTTCCGAAGATGTGATAGACGGAGGTCTTGGGAGTGAAAAAGACCTGAAGCACGCCCAGGATAAGATTGTTTTGCTGGAGCGGGGGATACTCACATTCCAGCAGAAGGCATCCAATGCAGCGAAGGCGGGTGCGAAAGGCGTAATTATCTATAATAATACAGGCGGGACCTTTTCTGGAAGCCTGGAAAAAGAAATGAACATCCCAGTAGCTTCTATTAATAGAAGAGATGGGTTGAGTCTTAAAAAAGTAATGGAGCAAGAACACAGTCAAACCGTTCGCTTTTTATATAAAAAAGAACAGGATAGGCTCGCTGATTTCAGCTCAAGAGGTCCGGTAACTGTGTCGTGGGGAATAAAGCCGGACGTATTGGCTCCTGGAGTCGAGATTGAAAGCACCATCCCGAATGGATATATGTCACTAGATGGAACAAGCATGTCAGCGCCGCATGTTGCAGGAGCGTGCGCACTTATTTTGCAAAAACATCCGGACTGGACACCTGATCAAGTGAAATCGGCATTGATGAGTACATCCAAGCCATTAAGGAAATCTACCGGCGAATTATATCACACATACGAACAAGGAGCGGGACGCATCCAGATCGACGAGGCCTTGAAGGCGGATACTCTTTTGAATCCAAGCTCGTTATCATTTGGGATGTATACGAAAAAGGGTGGGATAGAAGAGCATCATGAAACGGTATTAATAGAAAACACAGGAACGAAGATTAGGAATTACTCCTTTAAGGTGCCATTGAAGGAGAAGGGGCTCACATGGGAGCTGCCGAAATCCCTTACCTTGAAACCGAAGGAAAAGAAAAGGCTGAAAGTTGGGCTTCAGGTAAACCCTTCTGAATTGGAAAAGGGAGTCTTCGATGGGTACCTGCTTATAATGGAAGGAACGAAAAGGATTTCCCTCCCGTATTTATATGTGAAAGAAGAGCCTGATTATCCAAGGGTGATGGGTTTTGACTTTGGACAAGGAGATCGGGCTGGGACATATCGATACGAAATGTACCTTCCGAGGGGCGCTGATGAATTCGGGATTGCCCTTTATGAAGAAGAAAGCTTGAAATTTGCTGGATATTTGGATTGGTCGAAGCCAGCACCATCTGGTTTGATCAAAAAGGATGTACTGAGAAAGGATTTGCCACCTAAAGGAATATATAAAGCAATTATCTTTGCGAGGAAGAATGGAAGGGAAGATCGGGTGGAAAAGACGTTACATATTGAGTGA
- the atpE gene encoding F0F1 ATP synthase subunit C, which yields MTGSLGLIAAAIAVGLGALGAGIGNGLIVGRTIEGMARQPEARGMLQTTMFVGIALVEALPIIAVVIAFIVLGK from the coding sequence ATGACAGGTTCTTTAGGTCTTATAGCTGCTGCTATCGCAGTTGGATTAGGTGCACTAGGTGCGGGTATTGGTAACGGTCTTATCGTTGGACGTACAATTGAAGGAATGGCTCGTCAGCCAGAAGCTCGTGGTATGCTTCAAACGACTATGTTCGTCGGTATCGCTTTAGTTGAAGCATTACCAATCATCGCGGTAGTTATCGCGTTTATTGTTTTAGGTAAATAA
- a CDS encoding F0F1 ATP synthase subunit gamma: MASLRDIKSRITSTKKTSQITKAMQMVSASKMNRAEANAKAYVPYMEKIQEVVSSIANGSTDASHPMLTSRPVKKTGYLVITSDRGLAGAYNSSILRQVHKTILERHKSNDEFVIIAIGRVGRDFFVSRNMHVELEVIGVPDQPSFADISSLAKSTVNLYLNELCDELYMYYNHYVSPIQQEVTETQILPLSDFDTSNSTLTTYEFEPNAEEILEVLLPQYAESLIYGALLDGKASEHSARMTAMKNATDNAKELIDSLSLQYNRARQAAITQEITEIVGGAAALE, from the coding sequence ATGGCCTCTTTACGCGATATTAAGTCTCGGATTACTTCAACGAAAAAGACGAGTCAAATTACAAAAGCGATGCAGATGGTATCTGCTTCTAAAATGAACCGTGCCGAAGCTAATGCTAAAGCATATGTTCCATATATGGAAAAAATTCAAGAAGTGGTATCCAGTATTGCGAACGGAAGTACGGATGCCTCTCATCCAATGCTTACTTCACGTCCAGTTAAGAAAACCGGATACTTGGTTATCACATCGGACCGTGGTTTGGCTGGGGCCTACAATAGTAGCATCCTTCGCCAAGTTCATAAGACCATTCTTGAACGCCATAAATCCAATGATGAGTTCGTCATTATCGCAATCGGAAGGGTTGGCCGTGATTTCTTTGTCAGCCGCAATATGCATGTTGAGCTTGAAGTAATTGGAGTTCCCGATCAGCCATCTTTCGCTGACATCAGCTCCCTTGCTAAATCCACAGTGAATTTATATCTGAATGAGCTATGTGATGAGCTTTATATGTACTATAACCATTATGTCAGCCCGATCCAGCAGGAAGTAACGGAAACGCAAATCCTTCCGTTATCTGACTTTGATACTTCCAATTCAACATTGACGACTTATGAATTTGAACCGAATGCAGAAGAAATTCTTGAGGTGTTACTACCTCAGTATGCAGAGAGTTTGATTTATGGTGCTTTGTTAGATGGTAAAGCTAGTGAGCACTCTGCACGTATGACTGCAATGAAAAATGCAACAGATAATGCAAAAGAGTTGATTGACTCACTTTCATTACAATATAACCGTGCACGTCAGGCAGCAATCACTCAAGAAATAACAGAGATTGTCGGCGGAGCAGCTGCTTTGGAATAA
- a CDS encoding ATP synthase subunit I, protein MLELEKMFNRQLKYMLYLMGIYVIGVAFTSYDSVFQGLLLGTAFSLFIFWSMVKKNKKFAQEVAEGKKTRSLGSLTRMSVAGLAAIIALKYPYEFQVVCVVVGLMTVYFVIMIDYFIQNIRR, encoded by the coding sequence ATGCTAGAATTGGAAAAAATGTTCAATAGGCAGCTGAAATACATGCTGTATCTAATGGGTATTTATGTGATTGGGGTGGCATTCACATCATATGATTCAGTCTTCCAAGGATTGTTGCTTGGTACTGCCTTCAGCCTGTTTATTTTTTGGTCGATGGTCAAAAAAAACAAAAAGTTTGCCCAAGAAGTAGCGGAAGGTAAAAAAACGCGCTCCCTTGGTAGTTTAACTAGAATGTCTGTGGCGGGTTTAGCTGCAATAATTGCATTGAAGTATCCCTATGAGTTTCAAGTGGTCTGCGTGGTTGTGGGATTAATGACGGTTTATTTTGTCATTATGATAGATTATTTTATACAAAACATACGTAGGTAG